From a region of the Geothrix sp. 21YS21S-2 genome:
- a CDS encoding DmsC/YnfH family molybdoenzyme membrane anchor subunit, which translates to MSARRFLFHAERCTGCEACVLGCWMENRAAQTLPWRTVHTSNPHRRPDLPVFHLSLACHHCDDPACLENCPADAYAKDPATGAVTLRQEACMGCRYCTWACPHDAPKFSPAAGTVEKCTFCPDREEPACVARCPVEALEMEPRAQAGPAPFGLPGWDLGPGVRITGEPAAPRFAAPPPAAGVLEGLLRVPEPKITLRGEWTLVAFTTILAVLTARMAAGVPFPHPWPYLAAGGASMALSALHLGRPERAWRAALNLRSSWLSREITLASLFLALCAAVFLGLAPAWAAAAAGFAALCAVDRVYRVALKVPPFNLHSGHALLNGVYLAAVLAGNAPLAVAAGALKALLYGWRKAHFARRGRGLRPLVSLARVAAGFVLPGLVPAPWAALAVVLGDLVDRCEYYDELEIPSPGAALSRSWSFGNARRSRLRISGGSEAKSS; encoded by the coding sequence ATGAGCGCCCGGCGCTTCCTCTTCCACGCCGAACGCTGCACGGGGTGCGAGGCCTGCGTCCTGGGCTGCTGGATGGAGAACCGCGCCGCCCAGACGCTGCCCTGGCGCACCGTGCACACCTCCAATCCCCACCGGCGCCCGGACCTGCCCGTCTTCCACCTGTCCCTGGCCTGCCACCACTGCGACGACCCCGCCTGCCTGGAGAACTGCCCCGCGGACGCCTACGCCAAGGACCCCGCCACGGGCGCCGTGACCCTGCGCCAGGAGGCCTGCATGGGCTGCCGCTACTGCACCTGGGCCTGCCCGCATGACGCGCCGAAGTTCAGCCCGGCCGCCGGCACCGTGGAGAAGTGCACCTTCTGCCCGGACCGCGAGGAACCCGCCTGCGTGGCGAGGTGCCCCGTGGAGGCCCTGGAGATGGAGCCCCGGGCGCAGGCCGGGCCCGCGCCCTTCGGCCTCCCGGGCTGGGACCTGGGGCCCGGCGTCCGCATCACGGGGGAACCCGCCGCGCCGCGCTTCGCGGCCCCGCCCCCCGCGGCCGGGGTCCTGGAGGGCCTCCTGCGCGTGCCGGAACCGAAGATCACCCTGCGCGGGGAATGGACCCTCGTGGCCTTCACGACGATCCTGGCCGTGCTCACGGCCCGCATGGCCGCGGGCGTGCCCTTCCCCCATCCCTGGCCCTACCTGGCCGCGGGCGGCGCATCCATGGCCCTCAGCGCGCTCCACCTGGGCCGGCCGGAGCGCGCCTGGCGGGCAGCCCTCAACCTGCGGAGCTCCTGGCTGAGCCGGGAAATCACGCTGGCCTCGCTGTTCCTGGCCCTGTGCGCCGCCGTCTTCCTGGGCCTCGCCCCGGCGTGGGCCGCGGCCGCGGCGGGCTTCGCGGCGCTTTGCGCGGTGGACCGGGTCTACCGCGTGGCCTTGAAGGTGCCGCCCTTCAACCTCCACAGCGGCCACGCGCTGCTCAACGGCGTCTACCTGGCGGCGGTGCTCGCGGGGAACGCGCCCCTGGCCGTGGCCGCCGGCGCCCTCAAGGCCCTTCTCTACGGATGGCGCAAGGCCCACTTCGCCCGGCGGGGACGGGGCCTGAGGCCCCTCGTGAGCCTGGCGCGGGTGGCGGCGGGCTTCGTGCTGCCTGGGCTCGTCCCGGCGCCCTGGGCGGCCCTGGCCGTCGTCCTGGGCGACCTGGTGGACCGTTGCGAGTACTACGACGAACTGGAGATCCCCTCGCCCGGAGCCGCCCTCAGCAGGTCCTGGAGCTTCGGGAACGCCCGCAGGAGCAGGTTGCGGATCTCCGGGGGCAGCGAGGCGAAGAGCTCCTGA
- a CDS encoding VIT domain-containing protein, translating into MFRRLLALLPALAVLPLQAQAGLLIPSSSGRPDPKVLSLREMTVDLAIARGYARVNVRQVFENHTASVQEGTYRFALPASAAVGDFAVWDGLQRIPGVILEKKRARSIYQELTRQRIDPGLLQQGEEEDQEPGEGAPAARPSGGSLFSVTVAPIPPMATKRLEIQFQQEVPLIGGRGEFRLVLRPPDAEPTVAENFTVRVRLEDGAFEAMASGLPLTATAEGAGFTGRHVRLDKDLALRFRPRDAGPLRLTAFRNPEGALPEGLALAPWERPSEIPPEKDGFFLLEALPQGSARPEKPAPVPGGQSLAILFDTSLGHRWGGLELAYGHLVRVLQSLGREDRFVVIPYDRTPGAGALQPVNAQTIEAQLTQLRNRPLGPGADLAQALAAARKALGDRGRILLLTSGQGLLRSKALKAAAGPVPLFTAVTVGEAGEALAAASVQMLSPTATEIEGDLFFRHVLGAAPAEKARRAAGEVPFAASGGDPRLRDIYPVLVQPLEPGSLSGWIGRYAAPAEKVRFEWASPLFPGGRAALDGALPARALDARDLPRRWARARVDDLLRRIEAEGERREWVDEIIALSKRYKFITPYTAFLAAPRSLLRPRRIQPGDPVLRVECDPGTVSATALFPFGLRLDLVRRPASNVWEGRFLVPEGLRDGRHEVRILMRDAGGARVSETKHFVLDGRAPEIRPALPASARSGEALRIAAAADEDVVFLSARVGDAPPVPLRWDPAERRCVGLTTVPYGVTGQVEVVFEAVDAAKNRGFARAILEVKP; encoded by the coding sequence ATGTTCAGAAGACTCCTGGCCCTCCTCCCCGCCCTCGCCGTCCTGCCCCTGCAGGCCCAGGCCGGCCTGCTCATCCCCTCGAGCTCGGGCCGGCCCGACCCCAAGGTCCTCTCCCTTCGCGAGATGACCGTGGACCTCGCCATCGCCAGGGGCTACGCGCGGGTCAACGTGCGCCAGGTCTTCGAGAACCACACCGCCTCCGTGCAGGAGGGCACCTACCGCTTCGCCCTGCCGGCCTCGGCGGCGGTGGGCGACTTCGCCGTGTGGGACGGCCTGCAGCGCATCCCGGGCGTCATCCTCGAGAAGAAGCGGGCGCGATCCATCTACCAGGAGCTCACCCGCCAGCGCATCGATCCGGGCCTCCTGCAGCAGGGGGAGGAGGAGGACCAGGAGCCCGGGGAGGGCGCCCCGGCCGCGCGGCCCTCCGGGGGATCCCTCTTCTCGGTGACGGTGGCCCCCATCCCCCCCATGGCCACCAAGCGCCTGGAGATCCAGTTCCAGCAGGAGGTCCCCCTCATCGGCGGCAGGGGTGAATTCCGCCTCGTACTGCGCCCCCCCGACGCGGAGCCCACCGTCGCCGAGAACTTCACCGTCCGCGTCAGGCTCGAGGACGGCGCCTTCGAGGCCATGGCCTCCGGGCTGCCGCTCACGGCCACGGCGGAGGGCGCCGGGTTCACGGGCAGGCACGTGCGCCTGGACAAGGACCTCGCCCTGCGGTTCCGGCCCCGGGACGCGGGGCCCCTGCGGCTCACCGCCTTCCGAAACCCCGAGGGCGCCCTGCCCGAGGGCCTGGCCCTGGCCCCCTGGGAGCGGCCGTCGGAGATCCCGCCGGAGAAGGACGGGTTCTTCCTCCTGGAGGCCCTGCCCCAGGGCTCGGCCCGCCCGGAAAAGCCCGCCCCCGTGCCCGGGGGGCAGTCCCTGGCCATCCTCTTCGACACCTCGCTGGGCCACCGCTGGGGCGGCCTGGAGCTGGCCTACGGCCACCTGGTGCGCGTGCTCCAGTCCCTGGGCCGGGAGGACCGCTTCGTCGTCATCCCCTACGACCGCACCCCGGGCGCCGGCGCGCTCCAGCCCGTGAACGCCCAGACCATCGAGGCCCAGCTCACCCAGCTGCGCAACCGCCCCCTGGGCCCCGGGGCCGACCTGGCCCAGGCCCTCGCCGCGGCCCGCAAGGCCCTGGGCGACCGCGGCCGGATCCTGCTGCTCACCAGCGGCCAGGGCCTGCTGCGCTCCAAGGCCCTCAAGGCCGCCGCCGGGCCCGTTCCGCTCTTCACCGCCGTGACCGTGGGCGAGGCGGGCGAGGCCCTGGCCGCGGCCTCCGTCCAGATGCTCTCCCCCACCGCCACCGAGATCGAGGGGGACCTCTTCTTCCGCCACGTCCTGGGCGCGGCGCCTGCAGAGAAGGCCCGGCGCGCCGCGGGCGAGGTGCCCTTCGCGGCCTCCGGCGGAGACCCGAGGCTGCGCGACATCTACCCCGTCCTGGTCCAGCCCCTGGAACCCGGCAGCCTCTCCGGGTGGATCGGGCGCTACGCCGCCCCCGCCGAGAAGGTGCGCTTCGAGTGGGCCTCGCCCCTCTTCCCCGGCGGCAGGGCCGCCCTGGACGGGGCCCTGCCCGCCAGGGCCCTGGACGCCCGGGACCTGCCCCGGCGCTGGGCCCGGGCGCGGGTGGACGACCTCCTGCGGCGCATCGAGGCCGAAGGGGAGCGCCGCGAGTGGGTGGACGAGATCATCGCCCTGAGCAAGCGCTACAAGTTCATCACCCCCTACACGGCCTTCCTGGCCGCGCCCCGGTCCCTCCTGCGGCCCCGGCGCATCCAGCCCGGGGACCCCGTGCTGCGGGTGGAATGCGACCCCGGCACGGTCTCGGCCACGGCCCTCTTCCCCTTCGGCCTGCGCCTGGACCTGGTGCGCAGGCCCGCCAGCAACGTGTGGGAGGGCCGCTTCCTCGTGCCCGAGGGGCTCCGGGACGGCCGCCACGAGGTGCGCATCCTCATGCGCGACGCGGGCGGGGCGCGGGTGTCGGAGACCAAGCACTTCGTCCTGGACGGCAGGGCCCCGGAGATCCGCCCGGCCCTGCCGGCCTCGGCCCGGTCCGGCGAGGCCCTGCGCATCGCGGCGGCCGCCGACGAGGACGTGGTGTTCCTCAGCGCCCGGGTGGGGGACGCCCCGCCCGTCCCGCTGCGGTGGGATCCCGCCGAACGCCGCTGCGTGGGCCTGACGACCGTTCCCTACGGCGTCACGGGCCAGGTCGAAGTGGTGTTCGAGGCCGTGGACGCAGCCAAGAACCGGGGCTTTGCCCGCGCCATCCTGGAGGTGAAGCCGTGA
- a CDS encoding bacteriohemerythrin, which translates to MEFVEWTEKYTVGNPLVDAYHHIFFQMVTEFRKAMAEEQPPPMDDRIEFLVDYTLMHFDSEERWMAKVGYPDLEAHKEVHQNFRERMKELQRRYKHEPGSVTAEEVLYLVQDWFGHHILGTDMEFKGYGNPG; encoded by the coding sequence ATGGAATTCGTGGAATGGACTGAAAAATACACCGTCGGCAATCCCCTCGTCGACGCGTACCACCATATCTTCTTCCAGATGGTGACGGAGTTCCGCAAGGCCATGGCCGAGGAGCAGCCGCCCCCCATGGACGACCGCATCGAGTTCCTGGTGGACTACACGCTGATGCACTTCGACTCCGAGGAGCGCTGGATGGCCAAGGTGGGCTACCCGGACCTGGAGGCCCACAAGGAGGTCCACCAGAACTTCCGGGAGCGCATGAAGGAGCTGCAGCGCCGCTACAAGCACGAGCCCGGCTCGGTGACGGCCGAGGAGGTGCTCTACCTCGTCCAGGACTGGTTCGGCCACCACATCCTGGGAACGGACATGGAGTTCAAGGGTTACGGCAACCCGGGTTGA
- the topA gene encoding type I DNA topoisomerase — MTKLVIVESPSKAKTITKYLGKGYTVKASVGHIRDLPKKLGVDIENGFQEEYEIPASKAKVVAELKAAAKGATELYLATDPDREGEAISWHLLESIKPPKGMPVHRVLFNEITPSGIQKAMAAPTVINKKLVDAQRARRVLDRLVGYKVSQVLWDKVRRGLSAGRVQSVAVRLIVDREREIEAFNPVEYWVLKGRFAAKTPPAFWMKLTRLSGSPVQMGNKETRTRISNEKQAHALRDMIVAAAWKVTSLETKEKKRNPAAPFNTAKLQQEAAQKLRMSVTRTMQNAQRLYEGVDFGEGPVGLITYMRTDSPRLAPEAVTAIRELVADRYGKDYVPAKARIYKGKAAAQDAHEAIRPTDITRTPESMKNRLEPDQFRLYALIWRRTVASQMESAVFDETVVEAETKLPSGEAAAFEAKGEIERFPGWLVVYRAAQEEQKAEEINEATVAEEGEEEAVGLPVLKVGMPLKLEHLDTDQQFTKPPARFSEATLVKELEEDGIGRPSTYASIIATIQDRDYVKKHEGRFKPTELGCVVTDLLVQGFRELMEPTYTSGLEGQLDRVEEGDLTFLKAMKDFYGPFEKLLARAGKDMLNLKAGIPAGVECKKCKAPMLKRIGKNGLFLGCSRYPECDHTEELEKMEEPEDAPECPLCGSTPMNLRKGQFGPFWACTNYPACKGIRKADPKGIPVPPDQPLDEKCPTCGKNFVKRHGRYGEFVCCVDYPTCKTVKKEILGVPCPKCGGDLSPRKTRFGKIFYGCTRYPKCDFTAWDKPVPRACPSCKNPYMTEKTRKPRGKDPITVMLCPACAYEEPLG, encoded by the coding sequence TTGACCAAGCTCGTGATCGTGGAAAGCCCTTCCAAAGCGAAAACCATCACCAAATACCTCGGAAAGGGGTACACGGTGAAGGCCAGCGTCGGCCATATCCGGGACCTGCCCAAGAAGCTGGGGGTCGATATCGAGAACGGCTTCCAGGAGGAATACGAGATCCCCGCCAGCAAGGCCAAGGTGGTGGCCGAACTCAAGGCCGCCGCCAAGGGCGCCACCGAACTGTACCTCGCGACCGACCCTGACCGCGAGGGGGAGGCCATCTCCTGGCACCTCCTGGAATCCATCAAGCCCCCCAAGGGCATGCCGGTGCACCGGGTGCTCTTCAACGAGATCACGCCTTCGGGAATCCAGAAGGCCATGGCGGCCCCCACCGTCATCAATAAGAAGCTTGTCGACGCCCAGCGGGCCCGGCGCGTGCTGGACCGGCTCGTGGGCTACAAGGTCTCCCAGGTGCTCTGGGACAAGGTGCGCCGGGGCCTCAGCGCCGGCCGCGTGCAGAGCGTGGCGGTGCGTCTCATCGTGGACCGCGAGCGGGAGATCGAGGCCTTCAACCCGGTCGAGTACTGGGTCCTCAAGGGCCGTTTCGCCGCCAAGACTCCGCCCGCCTTCTGGATGAAGCTGACCCGCCTGTCGGGTTCACCCGTCCAGATGGGCAACAAGGAGACCAGGACCCGCATCTCCAACGAGAAGCAGGCCCACGCCCTGCGGGACATGATCGTCGCCGCCGCCTGGAAGGTGACGTCCCTGGAGACCAAGGAGAAGAAGCGCAACCCCGCGGCCCCCTTCAACACGGCCAAGCTGCAGCAGGAAGCCGCCCAGAAGCTCCGCATGAGCGTCACCCGCACCATGCAGAACGCCCAGCGCCTCTACGAGGGCGTGGACTTCGGCGAGGGCCCGGTGGGCCTGATCACCTACATGAGGACCGACTCCCCGCGCCTGGCCCCCGAGGCCGTCACGGCCATCCGGGAGCTCGTCGCGGACCGCTACGGCAAGGACTACGTGCCGGCCAAGGCCCGGATCTACAAGGGGAAGGCCGCCGCCCAGGACGCCCACGAGGCCATCCGCCCCACCGACATCACCCGCACCCCCGAAAGCATGAAGAACCGCCTGGAGCCCGACCAGTTCAGGCTCTACGCCCTCATCTGGCGCCGCACCGTGGCCAGCCAGATGGAATCGGCGGTCTTCGACGAGACGGTGGTGGAAGCCGAGACGAAGCTCCCCAGCGGGGAGGCCGCGGCCTTCGAGGCCAAGGGCGAGATCGAGCGCTTCCCTGGTTGGCTGGTGGTCTACCGGGCCGCCCAGGAGGAGCAGAAGGCCGAGGAGATCAACGAAGCGACCGTCGCCGAGGAAGGCGAGGAGGAGGCCGTGGGCCTGCCGGTCCTGAAGGTGGGCATGCCGCTCAAGCTCGAGCACCTGGACACCGACCAGCAGTTCACCAAGCCCCCGGCGCGGTTCTCGGAAGCCACCCTGGTCAAGGAGCTGGAAGAGGACGGCATCGGCCGGCCCTCCACCTACGCCAGCATCATCGCCACCATCCAGGACCGCGACTACGTCAAGAAGCACGAGGGCCGCTTCAAGCCCACGGAACTGGGCTGCGTGGTGACCGACCTCCTGGTGCAGGGCTTCCGGGAGCTCATGGAGCCCACCTACACCTCCGGGCTGGAAGGCCAGCTGGACCGGGTCGAGGAAGGGGACCTGACCTTCCTGAAGGCAATGAAGGATTTCTACGGCCCCTTCGAGAAGCTGCTGGCGCGGGCCGGCAAGGACATGCTGAACCTCAAGGCGGGCATCCCCGCCGGGGTGGAATGCAAGAAGTGCAAGGCGCCGATGCTCAAGCGCATCGGCAAGAACGGCCTCTTCCTGGGCTGCTCCCGCTACCCCGAGTGCGACCACACCGAGGAGCTGGAGAAGATGGAGGAGCCCGAGGACGCGCCGGAATGCCCGCTGTGCGGCTCGACCCCCATGAACCTGCGCAAGGGCCAGTTCGGCCCCTTCTGGGCCTGCACGAACTACCCCGCCTGCAAGGGCATCCGCAAGGCCGACCCCAAGGGGATCCCGGTCCCCCCCGACCAGCCCCTGGACGAGAAGTGCCCCACCTGCGGCAAGAACTTCGTCAAGCGCCACGGCCGCTACGGCGAGTTCGTCTGCTGCGTGGACTACCCCACCTGCAAGACCGTCAAGAAGGAGATCCTGGGCGTCCCCTGCCCCAAGTGCGGCGGGGACCTGAGCCCCCGGAAGACCCGCTTCGGCAAGATCTTCTACGGGTGCACCCGGTATCCCAAGTGCGACTTCACGGCCTGGGACAAGCCCGTGCCGCGGGCCTGCCCGTCGTGCAAGAACCCCTACATGACCGAGAAGACCCGGAAGCCCCGGGGCAAGGACCCCATCACCGTCATGCTCTGCCCGGCCTGCGCCTATGAGGAGCCCCTCGGCTAG
- a CDS encoding DNA-processing protein DprA → MDAAAWALAFTLLPWPESRKAAAWARAQAGEERPEERDEAGALAASIPVLRAEAAAREARLVLPGDPEADRLEAPLPYPLALWVRGTLPPPGPAVALVGSRQGSWAGRERTRRWARELTTAGVAVISGLARGIDGAAHQGALEAGPTWGIMGSGLDHPYPPEHQRLMDRIAATGGGIVTPFPPQARPLKWHFPRRNVLLAAWTLGVVVMEARYASGSLVTAKLALDHGKELWACPGSPEDPLHEGPNRLIREGAARACLGSADLIEDLSFLSQGLTNHP, encoded by the coding sequence GTGGACGCAGCCGCCTGGGCCCTCGCCTTCACCCTCCTGCCCTGGCCGGAGAGCCGCAAGGCCGCGGCCTGGGCGCGGGCGCAGGCCGGAGAGGAACGCCCGGAGGAACGGGACGAGGCCGGGGCCCTGGCGGCGTCCATCCCCGTGCTGCGTGCGGAGGCGGCCGCCCGGGAGGCGCGCCTGGTGCTGCCGGGGGACCCGGAGGCGGACCGGCTCGAGGCCCCCCTGCCCTATCCGCTGGCCCTGTGGGTGCGGGGCACCCTGCCGCCGCCCGGGCCGGCCGTGGCCCTGGTGGGCAGCCGCCAGGGCAGCTGGGCCGGGCGGGAACGCACCCGCCGCTGGGCCCGGGAGCTGACCACGGCGGGGGTGGCCGTGATCTCCGGCCTGGCCCGGGGCATCGACGGCGCCGCCCACCAGGGGGCCCTGGAGGCGGGGCCCACCTGGGGGATCATGGGCTCCGGGCTGGACCATCCCTATCCGCCGGAACACCAGAGGCTCATGGACCGCATCGCCGCCACCGGGGGCGGCATCGTCACGCCCTTCCCCCCCCAGGCCCGGCCGCTGAAGTGGCACTTCCCCCGGCGGAACGTTCTCTTGGCCGCCTGGACCCTGGGGGTGGTTGTGATGGAAGCCCGGTACGCCTCCGGATCCCTGGTCACCGCCAAGCTGGCCCTGGACCACGGAAAGGAGCTGTGGGCCTGCCCGGGGAGCCCCGAGGATCCCCTCCACGAGGGGCCCAACCGGCTCATCCGGGAAGGGGCCGCCCGGGCCTGCCTGGGCTCCGCGGATCTAATAGAAGATTTATCATTTTTGTCGCAGGGCTTGACAAATCACCCATGA
- the rpmB gene encoding 50S ribosomal protein L28 encodes MSRQCEICGKKPQFGNNVSHAHNITKRRWNPNIQNVRALVAGAPKRLRVCTSCIQAGRVIKNV; translated from the coding sequence ATGTCCCGTCAGTGCGAAATTTGCGGTAAGAAGCCCCAGTTCGGGAACAATGTTTCCCATGCCCACAACATCACGAAGCGGCGCTGGAACCCCAACATCCAGAACGTTCGCGCCCTGGTGGCCGGCGCCCCCAAGCGGCTGCGCGTGTGCACCTCCTGCATCCAGGCCGGCCGCGTCATCAAGAACGTCTAG
- the tsaB gene encoding tRNA (adenosine(37)-N6)-threonylcarbamoyltransferase complex dimerization subunit type 1 TsaB, producing MILGIDTTTERLHLALVRGDRTWTRGLDVGIGRSHSGTLLPTLQELLGEAGAAPADLSGVVACVGPGGFTSLRIGVATAEGLALTGLPTWGFSAFELRGRALREGGVRGAAWILLDGQRQEAFAQLWDTDAVTPAQKVPLAGLAGLVQGAPWWTPSGFLERVRAHLPHPPLALQDEEAATLAGLSALCRDLPRTPAESPLVPFYLRETDAEVNFPQASAHLSEALRRGHAR from the coding sequence TTGATCCTGGGAATCGACACCACCACCGAACGCCTCCACCTCGCCCTCGTGCGGGGGGACCGGACCTGGACCCGGGGCCTGGACGTGGGCATCGGCCGCAGCCACAGCGGCACGCTGCTGCCCACCCTGCAGGAGCTTCTCGGGGAGGCCGGGGCGGCCCCTGCGGACCTCTCCGGGGTCGTGGCCTGCGTGGGCCCGGGCGGCTTCACGTCGCTGCGCATCGGCGTGGCCACCGCCGAGGGCCTGGCCCTCACGGGGCTGCCCACCTGGGGCTTTTCCGCCTTCGAGCTGCGGGGCCGCGCCCTGCGGGAAGGCGGCGTCCGGGGCGCCGCGTGGATCCTCCTGGACGGCCAGCGCCAGGAGGCCTTCGCCCAGCTCTGGGACACCGACGCCGTGACCCCCGCCCAGAAGGTGCCCCTCGCCGGCCTCGCCGGGCTCGTCCAGGGCGCACCCTGGTGGACCCCTTCCGGCTTCCTGGAACGGGTCCGGGCCCACCTTCCCCACCCCCCCCTGGCCCTCCAGGACGAGGAGGCCGCCACCCTTGCGGGCCTCTCCGCCCTGTGCCGCGACCTTCCCCGGACCCCCGCGGAGTCGCCCCTGGTGCCCTTCTACCTGCGCGAGACCGACGCGGAGGTGAACTTCCCCCAGGCCTCCGCCCACCTCTCCGAGGCCCTGCGCCGGGGCCACGCCCGGTGA
- a CDS encoding GNAT family N-acetyltransferase — protein MITHLGPGSQAPDWIEDLDRLAFGEPWGPLDDTEHLWSAPRLAFARWRVVEAAQEAELLRIAVDPARRRGGEGGALLRHCEAELARMGIITLHLEVRVSNAAARALYEREGWVARGSRKAYYRDGEDAALYMRELPGPG, from the coding sequence GTGATCACCCACCTGGGCCCCGGTTCCCAGGCGCCCGACTGGATCGAGGACCTGGACCGGCTCGCCTTCGGGGAGCCCTGGGGCCCCCTGGACGACACCGAGCACCTGTGGTCCGCCCCGCGGCTGGCCTTCGCGCGGTGGCGGGTCGTGGAGGCCGCCCAGGAGGCCGAACTCCTGCGCATCGCGGTGGACCCCGCCCGGCGCCGCGGAGGCGAGGGCGGGGCCCTCCTGCGCCACTGCGAGGCCGAGTTGGCGAGGATGGGGATCATCACCCTGCACCTGGAAGTCCGCGTGTCCAATGCCGCGGCCCGAGCCCTCTACGAGCGGGAGGGCTGGGTGGCGCGGGGGTCGCGGAAGGCCTACTACCGGGACGGTGAAGACGCGGCGCTGTACATGAGGGAGCTGCCGGGTCCGGGGTGA
- a CDS encoding N-acetyltransferase, with the protein MRKAVASDIPEIVRITNLAYAVEAFCIRGERTSPEEVADLLEAGMFLVEPGGSGLKGSVFLRREGSRWYLGLLSVAPDCQGRGLGRRLVDAAEEACRAEEGKFMDLTVVSERKELFAFYEGLGFHANDVLPFREPGKLILPCHLVRYTKALVPAAEL; encoded by the coding sequence ATGCGAAAAGCCGTCGCCTCCGACATCCCCGAGATCGTGCGGATCACCAACCTCGCCTACGCCGTGGAGGCCTTCTGCATCCGGGGCGAGCGCACAAGCCCGGAGGAGGTGGCGGACCTCCTGGAGGCGGGAATGTTCCTGGTGGAGCCTGGCGGTTCCGGCTTGAAGGGATCCGTCTTCCTGCGGAGGGAGGGATCCCGCTGGTATCTGGGCCTGCTGTCCGTGGCCCCGGACTGCCAGGGGCGTGGCCTGGGGCGCAGGCTGGTGGACGCCGCCGAAGAGGCCTGCCGGGCCGAGGAGGGGAAGTTCATGGATCTCACGGTGGTGAGCGAGCGGAAGGAGCTTTTCGCGTTCTACGAAGGACTGGGGTTCCATGCCAACGATGTGCTGCCGTTCCGGGAGCCGGGCAAGCTCATTCTGCCTTGCCATCTGGTCAGGTACACCAAAGCGCTGGTCCCGGCCGCGGAGCTGTGA